From Rhododendron vialii isolate Sample 1 chromosome 7a, ASM3025357v1:
TCCAATTTGTGTGgtagaagaatttttttttgcaaaaagatACTGCAAAAAAAGTACCTTACCAAGATTTGAACCCAAGTATCTTATATGAAATAGTAAACACTTTACCACTAAACTACCAAAGGAGTTCATATTATAGTTGCacacagaaaatatatatacttatctaggAAGGAGTGCTccattttttgcccaaaatttAGAGGCCCAAGGCGGTGGCCTCTTGGGCCGGCCCTACTGATTCTCCGTCTTTTTCTAACttatttgtggaaaaaaattgattttttaacgaaacaaatgtaTCTTTTTAAAAGTCTAAATTTGCATGctaaacacttatttagggacgaaaGAAGTAGCATTCACCGACTCTCCCTTACATTCTTATCAAAgattaaataataataataagaagaaGACAACAGAAAGTCTATGGGTACAAAAaaattggtacagattttgtacatagatttttcgtggggcccactacgggtcccatacaaatacATTCTTATCAAAgattaaataataataataagaagaaGACAACAGAAAGTCTATGGGTACAAAAaaattggtacagattttgtacatagatttttcgtggggcccactacgggtcccatacaaataatccgagccgttcactaaatgtaaaatattttttcaagagccctcgcaaaaattcagctcaatttgatacttATAGATATTCGAtcaaatcatctaactttttcatatcctgaaatctaaacgaaaaattagatgattggattgaacacCTATAAATAgcggattgagctgaattttttgcagaagcccttgaaaaaatattttacatttaatgatcggctcgaatcatttgtgtataacccgtagtaggccccacgaaaaatctatgtacaaaatTTGTACCAATTTTTCTGTACCCATAGACTTACTCAGAAGGAGTCCGACTATtcacacagattttttgtgtaCATATTGTGCACAGATCACTGTGTGGGCCCCACTAAGGGTCCCAcgcaaatgatccgagccgttcattaaatttaaaatattttttcaaggacctcttgcgagaaatcaactcaatccgatacctataggtgcttgatccatACATCTAAActttcatttagattttagggatcattaaatttaaaatattttttcaaggccCGCGCaagaaatcaactcaatccgatacctataagtgctcgatctatACATCTAAActttcatttagattttagggatcattaaatttaaaatattttttcaagggcccccgcgagaaatcaactcaatccgattcATATAAGTGTTCGATCTATACATCTAAACTTTCGTTCAGATTTTagggatcatttgtgtgggacccttagtgggccccacacagtGATTTGTGcacaatatgtgcacaaaaaaaCTGTGAGTAGACTTTCTGTAGTCAAGTTGATTGGTGGTTTGCTCCACGCACAATTCATTAGGGTTCTATTCTAGGAATCATGtcgcaagaaaataatttcttgtaaATTCTCTAGTCCCGTTATGAATGATCTGCTTTTGACCGAATCAAAAATGGGATTAATCGAGGTATGCATACTGAAAAAAAGAACGCATCATGCCCCGCactggtttggtttgttttttgtctACTCTGGTTGATTGGAATAGAAGGGTTAGAGTGGTAGTTTGGTATTGTATTTGGCAAAACTTGAGTCCCTGAGCATCCGTAATGGATTTCCGTAATGGGTTTGTTAACTAGTGTGTTAATTATGTGTGCTAAGacttacttcctccgtcccggtttgtttgtttactttttgactttttgatagCATTTGACCTCTTAaagaattggctataattttcaattcgtaatgtttttaatatgcaatatagatcttgtttgatagatctcaattagttttaaaatcttaaaaatcataaaaaatattataaaatgtaacatataagaatatttttgaaatacaCGCATTTCgacaattgaacaaacaaattgggacggagggagtagcaaataaaaatgtattttttgtgccacaatgCTTGTGTGCTAAATCTAGTAGTGTGCTAATATGTGTGTCAAGTTTGACAAAGATGCTAGCAAATAATAAGTGGATCCCGCCTCTATGATTCAAATTTtaactataaaatataaatatatattacttCTAATACACACTTGTGGGACTCATTTTTATCCTACCaaatattttaacacacaaatttaCTAAACTCATTGTGGATATTCTAATACACTTCTATGTTATCAATGTCTAATACACGTGTGGGGCCCATTTTTATCGTAAtacacattttaacaaacattttaatACACAAATGTATCAAACCCCATTACGGATGCTCTGAGCAATTCTTAATTTATGCCATATGCCAACATAGATGTGGCAATCTCAACCCATATTTTTAAACCCGTCCAAATCCGCCTACTTAAAACCCAACCCGCACATAatatttagggaaaatgacggcccaggacgtgttttgataattaataccggTCAATGACATACTAAggatatttgttaatgctgaaaatgtcattgacatgtattaattattaaaacacgtcattgaccgtcgtTTTCCCTATTATGTAATGGGTTGATATGTATTCAACCCATATTTACATGGATTTAGTTGGGTTAAAAATGAGTTAGAATTAAAATATCCACACTTGTGATTGAAATGGGTTtacatgtgaaaaaaaaatgacgaagAAAGAAACGATcgacaagaaaaacacaaaaactgaGAACCGAAAAGAATAATCTATCACATGTACGAAAAGAATAATATATCACATTAGCACGTTATTAACTATCCGTATTATAAACAGAGCAATTAACTGGAAACACAAAAACTGAGAATGGTTAAACATACATAGGTAAGCCGAAGTTTACCGTTTCGAGATTGAACGAAGAACCCATAACATTAACCCCCAAGCAATCGAAATTCAACACTTCCCGAACGCAGCAGTtaatccaaaaatcaaaccggCCAACGTAGCAGCAAACTGCctttaaaacaaacaagcaCCAACTGTTTAACAGAACCGAAGAAGCGATAGGGGGAAAACAGTGGCCATCACACAGATTTCAAATCCTAGAATTAGACTACTCATACGGGGGAGGAGGAAAACAGGGAGGGGGATCACGAAGACTCGGAGAGGCATTGGACATTCTGCACCGAAGGATCTCGGCTTCGTGCTCAGTCGCTAGCCACTCCATCCTCTCCGAATTGGTCGGCAGCGCGCAGAAAATATCAATCTTTATCGGGTTTTGCGCAAGCACTTCAATGGCCCAGAAGTACAATTGACAGTCCTCTGACTCCAGTTGGTCCCGGAAAGCCGGCGTGCGTTGTAGGATGTGCATGGCCTCAGTGATGTTTCTCCTGCTCTTTTGACGGATAAATACAACTTTCTCCACCCCCAAAGTGCGGTACATTACTCCGATGGAAGCATACGTCGCATTTTCGCTACTTCTGGCACTGCTTGGCAAACTAACGCTCTGATCCGTTTCGGAATGCACGGTTTTGAGATAAAATTGCGACGGCAACATTCCTTCGCTGCTAGTTGGCCCTAATTAGAAGGgtggcgagagagagagagagagggggaggggaggggaaaTCAGTAgcaacatttaaaaaaaaaaaaaaaaacacgcttataaataaataaggtgATTCGACGAAAAAAGAACGCATGATTTCATAATATGATCTtggcaaaaggaaaaaagaatagTATACTTACATgaagattttctttttctgttataTAAATGATCTTTTAAATCATCGCTCCATAGGCGGTTTGGTATATAGTAGATTGTAGAGTTGCTATATAGATTAACAGAGATTTAtacttgttatcgataacaatgaaGTTTTGGTACGCTAAAACACCGCCCTTTGGTTTGGTTGGAACTTGAgacttgatttggtttggtgcGATATTTCGAATGcccatctttaaaaaaaatctggaGCCGTTACTGATGGAAAGTGATCGGAAACTATGTGACATGTGTCGAGCGCAAAGGCAAGACCAAATTGATGCAAATCATCGGTTGTTAGCAATAAAAGTGGGCTCGAGAGTGAGATTTTAAACTTCACTAGTGTAAACATGGATCCATACATTTTAAGCGCCACTAGGAAATTAAGGGAAACCCAAAAGCAAGcaacataaaaacaaaacgaaACATGGCCTTGTTCGATTAGGGGATTCAAAACCTTGGGcatggttttcaataaattttctctatctatctctctcccgtCTCTCCCGTCGTTACTCTCAAAAACTTCCTTGTCAAAACCCCTGGGTACTAGCATCTacaaccttcttctttttctttttttttttccctaagaattttttttttattaatctttataaatgattaaaaagattaaaagcACACGGGCAGaaagccacccaagacctaagAAAAGGCAAAACGTCAACCGAACACCAAAAAGACCCACAAAACCATACAGCCCAAGACAACCAGCCGAAACAACAAATAAACATAAGCATCTCCAACTCTTTACTCTGTTGCTTTGTTTCGATGGAAATTCTTTCAACACATCTACATtctatttgaaaaaataaagctTGGTACTTCGAGCATGAAAAATGCATAGAGAATGTCCTCCAAATCCACATTTTAAGTACGTAACAGAGAATAATGAATTTGGcatgaaaaaataagaataaatcTCTTTATAACTCAGATGTCTGGATTAGCTTACGAAAACCTCCACTAATCTTAGAGGCTCAATTCTACCACCTACTAGTTTACGCGCATCTCGGTTAATCTTAGGGGCGCAATTCCATCATTTATTGTGTCCGATTAAAGTCCGAGCAACGCTAAGTATGAACTGACTCCAAGAAAATTGATTGTACCTAGAATGTTTCGAATATGAGACTTTAGGAATGACCTAACTCCCAAGTCTCAGGTCTCACTCACCAGGTTGAACCTGGGGTTTGAAAAATTAAGAATAATTGACAATTAACTTCCAAAGGAAAGAAAGGGCGTGATGAGAAAGCTACCCATCCAAAAATatcatctttcttttctttttctttttctttttttttaaattttcacaaTCACTCGAAAAATGAGTGAGAGAGTGATTTTGTTGAGAAAGTActgatctttttctttttttttaacgaaatcATTGAATCGAAAGGGAatgtgaagaaaataaaaaaggcaTAGTAACTATCGAGATAAACCAAAGCACTAAATTAAACTTACTTTCTTCGTCAAAGACTACCCGAGGCCGACAACTAACCCTTTTCTTGTGATTCGGATTTTGTTGGGTTTTCGAACCACTTGCTGCTGGTATAATCTGCTTATGATCACTGGTTTTCTTggatatcttcttcttcttcttcttacccATTTGATATCTCAATCAAAATCAATCTCTGTCGACTGTGGCTAGCTTTTTGGTATGGAGAAGAGAGAAATTTAAAGGCGGGAATTGGGGAGTTGATGAGAGAGACAATTGGGGTTCACTTCTGTGCTAGCTTGTCAGGGCA
This genomic window contains:
- the LOC131333145 gene encoding uncharacterized protein LOC131333145; this encodes MGKKKKKKISKKTSDHKQIIPAASGSKTQQNPNHKKRVSCRPRVVFDEERPTSSEGMLPSQFYLKTVHSETDQSVSLPSSARSSENATYASIGVMYRTLGVEKVVFIRQKSRRNITEAMHILQRTPAFRDQLESEDCQLYFWAIEVLAQNPIKIDIFCALPTNSERMEWLATEHEAEILRCRMSNASPSLRDPPPCFPPPPYE